Part of the Polyangiaceae bacterium genome, CCCGAGCAACTCGGCGCCCAAGCGCGTCGCCGGCCGGTGTCCCTCCGCCTTCGCCGTGGCGCCGTGGGTGTTCACGCCGCCCAAGGACAGCGTGTACGCGGGCCAGTCCGGCGCGTCACCGGGCCGGCAGGGGAACCAAACCGCGCCTCGGGAGCCGTTGAAGTTGGCGACGTTGATCTCGTACGGCTCGATACCGTCGATGGTGTAGCCGCTCCGGACCCCACGTTCGGCCAGGAGCGCGGCGAGCCCCTTCACGGCCTGCATGCGCGCGATCTCCTCGTCCGGGCGACCGATGACGATCAGGGGCGGGTGCGGGATCGCCGGGTTTTCGCGGAGCAGCCAGGCGAGCGTCATCACGTGCGCCATGCCGAGCTTGTCGTCGAGGCCGAACGGCGCGTCGCCTGGCCCGTGCAAGAGGGCCTGACCGACGAAGCTCGAGAGCGACGGGTAGTTCTCGACGTTGACCTCCAGCTTCTCGTTGGCCGAGTAGCGAATGGTCCGTCCGTCCCAGGTCGGCGCGAGCTCGAGCCGCTCGATGGCGCTCGTGCCGCGCGCGGTGTCGAGGTGGAACAAGAGCGCGAGCGGAGCGGCGGAGCTGCCGACCCCGCGGCCCGCGAAGGTCGCGATCAGGTTGGCGTGCGCGTCGCGCTCCACCGAGGCGCCGAGCTCGGCGAAGAAGCCGGCGAGGTGCTCGGACAGCCTCGCCTGACCCGGCGTGCTCGGGATCGTCGTCGAGCCTTCGTCACTCGCGGAATCGAGGGCGACGACCTGCTCGAGATGACGTCGGGCGCGCGCGGCGATCTCGTCGGACGACTGCTGCGGTTTGACGGGCATCGGGGCTCCTCTCGACCGGTCGTACCAGATCTGGAGCCGTGCTGGCACCCTCGAGGCTGACCGCGCGCGGACACCTGTCCGCCACGAGTGTCCGAAAACGGACGCTCTGACGACCAGCTCCCCGTGGTTTCGGGAGTGGCGCGCCTGGCGCGGCGCGTGCATCGGCGCTCGCAACATGAATGTCTACAGCTCGGTCGTCTTCCTCCACATCGCCTCCGCAACCGTTTTGATCGGCAGCTCGTTGTCGTCGCAGTTCGTGCGCGACGCCCTGCGTCGGGCTCGCACGGTCCGCGAAGTAGCCGGTTGGCTCGACTTCGAGCGTCGCTCGACGCGAGCCAACCCCATCGCGGCCATGACCCTGTTGGCGACCGGCCTCTACCTCGGCTCGGCGGGCTGGTGGACCAGTGGCTGGTTCGTCGTGTCGGTCGTGCTGTTCGTGTTCAGCGCGGCCTGGGCGGTGCGCGTCGTAGTGACCGAGCTCGGGCTCATCGGGCGCGCAGCAGCCGAGGCCAGCGACGGCCCCGTGCCCGCCGCGCTGAACGAGCTGCGCTGGTCCGAGCGCCTGGATCTGGCGGCGGACGCCCTGCTCGGCGCGGACGCCGCGGCGCTCTTCTTGATGGTCGCCAAGCCCGGACCGGCCGGCGCCATCGGCGTCGCGGCGCTGGGTCTGAGTGCAGCGTTCGCAGCGCGCCTGGTGCGCAAGCGCACCCGCGCGATGGCCAGCGGAGCCATGACGTCGAGCGACGCCTGACGCGACCGCTCAGCGCGGAGCGATCAGCTCGCGGACGTTGGTGCCGTCCACGATGATGTTCTGTGGGTCCTTGGTGTAGAGCTCCGTGTAGCCGCAACGCGGACAGACGCCGGCTTCGAGCTCGCCGGCCCGCTCCGACCTGGTCAGCGCCAGCCCGAGCAGGCTGCCGGCCGACCTCACGTAGTGCGCGATCTTCATCGGCACGGAGGCTTCGCTATTCAGGTGCTCGCCGTAGCGGTCGGCGACCGTCGCGATGTGGAGGATGCGATCGCTCTGGCACTTGGGGCAACGGTGCGTCGTCTTCACGAGGGGCCTCTATCCGAACAGCTTCCCGACCGCGCCCTTGATGGCGTCCGCAGCGCTGTCCACGTTCTCTCCGGTCAGAGCCGCCAGCGCGGGTCCGCGGATTGGCTCCGGGAGCTTCTCGCCGATGAAGTCTCGGACGACCTCGGCGACCTTGGTGGCCTGCGCCTCGCTCAAGTCCGCCTTGTTCACCAACTGCTGAATCAGCTGTTTCATGCTGGAGCCTCGCTTTCGACCTCGGCTAACCCCGCCCCACCCGGAGTGCAAGGCGTGCACGGTGCCGAGTCTTCATCCACGCTCACACGCTCGGACACGCAAACGGCGGCGCGCTGCATGACCTGTCCCTCGTCGGCGCGCGCACGTCCTGCGTCGGTCCGCAGCAGCTGCGCTCGTCCCTTCGTACACATCGCCCAGACCACGCCCGGTGCGTGGGTGGCATGGCGCATGCACGGACTTCGCTCGTGCAAACCCGAACCTTGGTGGACACCTTCGTCCGCCTCGCGACGACCTGCACGCTCGCGAGCCTACTCTTGGCTTGTGAGGCTGCGCCGGCGGTGCAGGTGCTCGGCGACTCGACTCGACTCGCGCGCGGGGAGCGCTCGCCCGCCACTTCACCGATCTTCGCCGGAGGCAAGGTGAGCTTGTTCGGCGCGCGCGGAGAGACCCTGGGTTTGTCGGTCCGGATCAGCGACGGGCAGCACCGGGAGGCGCGCCTCTCGCTGCCCGAGGCGGCGGCGAAAGTGACGGCCTTCCGCGTCTCCTCCCTGCAGGTTAGCGAGCCGTCCACGGGCATGTACGGGCCGAGCCGCGGGCCGGGCGTCTATCCGGACGTGCTCACGCCCGTCGCCGGCGGCGTCGACGGCGCCGACCTCGCGTTCTTCGACGTCGCCATCGCCGAAAACGCCACGCCCGGTCGCTACTCCGGAGAGCTCGCCGTGGGGCAGCGTCGGCTCCCGGTCGTGCTCAGGGTGATGCGGGCCCAAATCGACCCCGAACGGGAGCCGCTGGTGTGGGCGTTCTACCTGCCTCGCGAGATCGCGCGCGTGCACGAGCTACCCGAAGACGACGGGCCCGAGCTGATCGCCAAGGAGCGCAGCTACCATGATCTCTTCCGTGCGCACGCTGTGTTGCTCGCCTCGGATCTGCCTCCCAGGCGCTTCGCGCCTCGACGTGGATTCATGCACGACTTGCGCTATTGGCCCGTCGCGCTCGACACCTCCACGGACGAATCCATCGCGCGCGACGTCGGCCAATGGCTGGAGCTCTTCCGCGGCACGGACGTGACGCCGTTCGCGATCCCGGTGGACGAGCCTCGAACGACCGCGGACAAGCTCCGGGCGAAGCACGTCGCGGCGGTGATGGGCAGGGCCGGCGCGGGTCGTCCGCGGCTGTTGCGCGGCGTCACGGACGTGGCCTCGCCGATCTACGGCGACGCCATCGACGTCTTCATCTCGCCGAAGAACTTCCCGGCGGTGCGCGCCGCCCGTGCCCACACGGGCGAGCGTTTCTGGACCTACAACGGCCGCCCGCCGGAGGCCGGGAGCATGATCCTGGACACCGACGGCCTGGCTCTCCGCACCTGGGGTTGGATCGCGTTCCGCTACGACATCGAGCTCTGGTACGCCTGGGAGGCCCTCTACTTCTCCGACCGCTACAACGGCGGCGGGCCGACTGCGGTGACTCGCGAGCCGGTCACCTTCGACGAACGCCGGCGCGGTGGAGCGGACTTCGGCAACGGCGACGGCGTGCTGGCCTATCCCGGACCGTTGCCCTCTCTGCGCCTGAAGGCGCTCAGGCGTGGCCTCTTGGACCGCTTGCTCTTGCGCGAGCTCGCGACTTGCGGCGGCGAGGCGCTCGCGCGCCAGATAGCCGAGCGCATCGTGCCGCGGGCGCTGGGCGAGGCGGGCGCTCGAGCGAGCTGGCCGAACCGCGAAGCGAGCTTCGAACAGGCCCGCCGCCAGGTCCTCGACGGAATCGAGAAGCACTGCCCGCCTTGACTAGCCGCTGCGGGCGCGACCAGCGCCCCGAGAGTGGCGCCATGAAGTTGACCACCGGGAGGGATTCCAGCTACTGGCCCGCGGTGTTTTCACGCGCCGAGGCTGTTCCGCCCATCGAGCTCAGCGAGCTCGCACGTACGATCTTGGCGCGCCTTCACCCCATGGAGGTGCCCGATCTCGAGAAGGTCGTCGTCCGCGTCGTGTCCGAACCGACGACCGCGCGGGGACTGGTGGTGACCGTGACCGGTCCCAGCGCCGACAACCCGGTCCATCGCGCCTTCCGAGCGCTGCGCGCGATCGGCATCCAGATCGCGCACGCCCGGGTTCGGCGGGACCTCGGTGCCACGGTGCAGGTCCTGCAACTGACAGAAGCTAACGAGGGGACGCCCGCTTCGCACCGGGTGCCCGAGGTGCTCGCGGTGCTGCGGGATGCGTGCCGGCTCCCGAGCCTGGCTCCGGCTCAGGCGTAGTTGCCAGCGGGCTCGGCGCCTGGGTCGGTGAAGCCGGCCCGTTCACCGCGCAGGTGCCGTCTCCGATCGCCTCTGCGACGCCTTTGGCCGACAGGTCCGCCGCTAGCTGCTCGACGCGCCATGTCCCGGCGGCACCGCACGAGGCCTCGTGACGCCGCTCGGCGCGAGCCCCAACAACCCGCGCCGCTACCTGGTGGACGCGCCATGTCCCGGCGGCGGAAGCCCGAGCGGGGCTGTCAGCCGATGAGCGAAGCCGCCGCGACGAGCGCCACCACGGTCCCGGTGCCCACGAGGAGCGCCACGATCAGGAGGAGCACTCCTCGCCGGACCCTCCGAGCGGTCGCGCCGCGATGCGCCACCACCTCGGGGTGGGCTGCCAACGACCCAGCAGCGAGATGGGCACTCGCTCCTGCGGCCGCGATCGCCGTCGGGAGTCGCGACACCAGGTCCACCGTGAGCGCGAACAGGGCGTTCAACTTCTCCACATCGGCCGCGACATCGCTGGAGAGACCGACCTCGAGTGGACCACCATCGCAGCTCGCGAAGCTCATGCCTGCGTCGAGGAGCGCCCGCTGGAGCGCTGGCTCCAGCCACTGGCGGAGCACCGAGCCAGGAGCACCGGCGACCTGGAACCGCTGACGGAACGCTTCGTCCCAGTCCAGGATCTCGGGCACTCTGGGCGGCGCGCCGCCGAGGTGGACC contains:
- a CDS encoding DUF2269 family protein is translated as MNVYSSVVFLHIASATVLIGSSLSSQFVRDALRRARTVREVAGWLDFERRSTRANPIAAMTLLATGLYLGSAGWWTSGWFVVSVVLFVFSAAWAVRVVVTELGLIGRAAAEASDGPVPAALNELRWSERLDLAADALLGADAAALFLMVAKPGPAGAIGVAALGLSAAFAARLVRKRTRAMASGAMTSSDA
- a CDS encoding DUF4091 domain-containing protein — its product is MQTRTLVDTFVRLATTCTLASLLLACEAAPAVQVLGDSTRLARGERSPATSPIFAGGKVSLFGARGETLGLSVRISDGQHREARLSLPEAAAKVTAFRVSSLQVSEPSTGMYGPSRGPGVYPDVLTPVAGGVDGADLAFFDVAIAENATPGRYSGELAVGQRRLPVVLRVMRAQIDPEREPLVWAFYLPREIARVHELPEDDGPELIAKERSYHDLFRAHAVLLASDLPPRRFAPRRGFMHDLRYWPVALDTSTDESIARDVGQWLELFRGTDVTPFAIPVDEPRTTADKLRAKHVAAVMGRAGAGRPRLLRGVTDVASPIYGDAIDVFISPKNFPAVRAARAHTGERFWTYNGRPPEAGSMILDTDGLALRTWGWIAFRYDIELWYAWEALYFSDRYNGGGPTAVTREPVTFDERRRGGADFGNGDGVLAYPGPLPSLRLKALRRGLLDRLLLRELATCGGEALARQIAERIVPRALGEAGARASWPNREASFEQARRQVLDGIEKHCPP